The proteins below come from a single Aegilops tauschii subsp. strangulata cultivar AL8/78 chromosome 6, Aet v6.0, whole genome shotgun sequence genomic window:
- the LOC109766821 gene encoding CASP-like protein 4A2 — protein sequence MAEVQPSPSSPSPPPRAAGGDPEDPPLPPPMPPQPQPQPQPREGGGGRSEDEEDPPSPPLPQSTTVPISNAAQYIPRVADHTTSAGGDGRSWYSWNGRTKDRRRQTPPPPQRQYPQSQPYPQPRPQPQQWVTPEPKPRPQLPHVADSPPVPARAAPSTVPAPGPTRSVERDRRPVPDIMYRKRRTATLQRTALFARLVAAALCLAALAVLAADTRKGWALDSYSNYTQLRYSEAVNVIGFVYSVFQFFALALHLTRKRHLIPRPKGDYFDFTMDQVLAYLLISSSSSATARVSDWIDNWGSDTFPNMANSSIIISFLAFVVFAINSLISAYNLFRRDL from the exons ATGGCCGAGGTAcagccgtcgccgtcgtcgccgtcgccgccgccgcgcgcagCCGGCGGCGATCCCGAGGATCCGCCCCTGCCGCCGCCGATGCCTccgcagccgcagccgcagccgcagccgcgcGAGGGGGGCGGCGGCCGGTCGGAGGACGAGGAGGATCCCCCCTCCCCGCCGCTGCCTCAGTCCACCACCGTCCCCATCTCCAACGCCGCCCAGTACATCCCGCGCGTCGCGGACCACACGACCAGCGCCGGGGGCGACGGCCGGTCCTGGTACTCTTGGAACGGCCGCACCAAGGACCGCCGCCGCCAGACGCCCCCTCCTCCCCAGAGGCAGTACCCGCAGTCGCAGCCGTATCCGCAACCGCGGCCGCAGCCGCAGCAGTGGGTCACGCCGGAGCCGAAGCCGCGGCCGCAGCTGCCGCACGTGGCGGACTCGCCGCCTGTGCCCGCGCGGGCCGCGCCATCGACGGTGCCGGCGCCGGGCCCGACCAGGTCCGTCGAACGGGACCGCCGGCCCGTGCCCGACATCATGTACAGGAAACGCCGCACGGCGACGCTGCAGCGCACGGCGCTGTTCGCGCGGCTCGTGGCCGCGGCGCTCTGCCTGGCGGCGCTCGCGGTGCTCGCCGCCGATACCCGCAAGGGCTGGGCCCTCGACTCCTACAGCAACTACACCCAGTTACG GTACTCGGAGGCTGTCAATGTGATCGGATTCGTGTACTCGGTGTTCCAGTTCTTTGCACTAGCGCTGCACTTGACGAGGAAGAGACATTTGATTCCCCGGCCCAAGGGCGATTATTTCGACTTCACCATGGATCAG GTCCTGGCATACCTCTTGatatcatcatcgtcatcagCAACCGCGCGAGTAAGCGATTGGATCGACAACTGGGGGAGCGATACTTTTCCGAATATGGCGAACAGCTCCATCATCATATCTTTCCTGGCATTCGTGGTTTTTGCCATCAACTCCCTCATCTCCGCATACAATCTGTTCCGCCGAGATCTTTAG